From Candidatus Jidaibacter acanthamoeba:
TTCTTCCAATAAAAGGTATTAAGCAGCTTTCCTACTTTCCTATAGAATCGGAGCTTAGCATATTTCCTGAAGAACGAATTTCTCTTATTCTATTTACCCATAAACTTACAACTTTATCTACCACGCGCTCTGAAAAGTGAGGATATACTTGAGCATTTGTTGTATCATTATGTTTAAGCTTGGGATGCTCAAGATAGAAGTAAGCAATTTTATTTAAGATTTCATTAGGTATTATTATCTCTTTGGTTTCTCCCATTACCATAAGCCCAGCTGATTTATAAGAGTTATAGAATGATGCTACATAATCACCCAGCGGTGTTGATAATTTGCTTTTGATAAATCTTTTTTCAACATAATAAACATATGCATCTTGGATAGATAGGTTTTTTAATTCCATAGTTGTTTCAAAATTCCCAAAATATCTAGAAAATTTGGAGACATCTATAATATCAGAAATAAATGTAATATAATTTTGTTGAAGATCAGAATTATTAATACCGGATATAAATGAATAAGCATTATATCTTATATTAAAACATGCATTTAATTGGGTATAAATATAATCATCTATATCATCATCTATTACTGGAGGATGTACTCGATGGTTGTTTATTATATCTATTGCCAATCTGTATTGGTGACCAACTATAGCTTTTATTACAGCTTTATCTTTATCCGCTCCTAGATTTAGCA
This genomic window contains:
- a CDS encoding ankyrin repeat domain-containing protein; protein product: WLISQGACKDKAVKGAAQCGHRELVGWLVSQGAYKDKAVKGAVQYGHNGLVEWLISQGACKDKAVKGAAQYGHKELVEWLLNLGADKDKAVIKAIVGHQYRLAIDIINNHRVHPPVIDDDIDDYIYTQLNACFNIRYNAYSFISGINNSDLQQNYITFISDIIDVSKFSRYFGNFETTMELKNLSIQDAYVYYVEKRFIKSKLSTPLGDYVASFYNSYKSAGLMVMGETKEIIIPNEILNKIAYFYLEHPKLKHNDTTNAQVYPHFSERVVDKVVSLWVNRIREIRSSGNMLSSDSIGK